CTGAACGAGACCTCCGGGTGCGAATTATGAACAACCTTCATCAGCGCATACGCATCTGTAATTGCAGTAGGTTCAGGTGTGGTCACTACCAGGCAGTCGTCCGCAGAGGTGATGAATTTCATCGTTTCCTTGGACAACCCCGCCCCTGTATCAAACAGGATAAAATCCATAGTATCGGCAATGCTGGCAATCTGTGTGGTAAAGTAATTCAGATCTTCTTCCGAGAGGCTGAACAGCTCGTCCATCCCGGAGCCCCCTGCAATGAAGGGCAACGCTTGCGGTCCGAGCTGAATGATCTGTCCGATATCCGCTTCCCGCTTGAGCAGGTGGTATAGATTATATCTGGATGAGACACCCATAAGGACATCAATATTGGCCATGCCGATATCGGCATCGAACAGAAGAACTCTCCGTCCCATGGCCTTCAGTGCAAGCGCAAAGTTAAGGGTGAAATTCGACTTCCCGACGCCTCCCTTCCCGCTGCATACAGTGATGATCCGGGCCGAGGCACTGCTTCCGGGAGTCTGCCTTGTGTCCTGGCTGGAGACCAGCCGTCTTAACGCCTGCGCCTGGTCCATCACCCGCCCCCTGTTCCCAGCAGCATCCCGCCAATCTGCTCTCCTGTGGCCATAAGAAGATCATCGGGAACATTCTGTCCGTTGGTAATGTAGGAGAGCTTCAGCGGATAATCATTGAGAAGATTGAACAGCGGACCATAGCTGCCCGTTTCATCCAGCTTCGTGAAAACCACCTTATCCAGCTGGTATCTGCCGAAGTGCTCGGCAATCTTTTTCATATCACGGCTCTTGGAGGTCAGGCTCAGCACCAGCAGGGTCTCGCTCTTGAGCTCCTTGGCCAGCAGACTCTGCAGTTCAGCCACCAGCATTTCATTGCGGTAATTGCGTCCGGCGGTATCCATTAGCACCAGATCACAGCTCTCCAGCCGGAACATGGCCCGCTGCAGATCTCCCGGCGACTGGACAACCTCCAGCGGCATGTTGAGAATGGAGGCGTAGGTTCTAAGCTGTTCAACGGCCGATATCCGGTAAGTGTCCGAGGTAATCAGCCCGACCTTGCGGCCCTGCTTGAACAGCTGCTCCGCTGCCAGCTTGGCGATCGTTGTCGTCTTGCCTACGCCTGTCGGCCCCGCAATATATACTATGCGGGTATCCGGTGCGATACCGCCGGCTATACGTCCTGCCAGAAAACTATCAATCTGCTCTCTGAGCACTTCCTCGAATTGTTCCGGAACCCAGCCGCTTCCTTCTTCCCGGTAACGGTCCAGCACAGAACCAATCCATTCCTCTACGAGAACAGCGTCTGTCTCCTGGTCAATCAGACGGCTACGTAAGGATTCCAGCGCATCAGGCAGCTCCGCAGCCCCCGTGGAATAACGTGCGATACGTTCCATCCATTGCTTCATATCCCGGATCTCCCGCAGGACATCACTCTCAGCGGCAGCGGTATGCTCAGGTTCAGGCTGCTCTGCCGTAAGCGATTCATACATGGCCGCAAGCTTCTTCCGGCTCTCCTCCGGCTGAGGTGCAGGCGGCTGACCTGCTGCAATATCCTCAGAGCGGATATCCAGCGGCTCTGTCTTGACTAAAGGCGGCATCACAGCGACACCTCCGCCCTGCTCCAGCGGATCAGCTAGTGCTGCGGCAATCTCGGCAAACGACTTGCCTGCTGCCGCATCCCTTACCGTCACAGGCGGCGGGAGAGGAGGAGCTGCGGCTGAAGCAGCCTTTTGATAGGCCTCTGGCACTGCACTTCGCGGTACATTCATCGGCGGTGCAGGAAGCTTCTCCTGCGCGGCCGCCTTTGCACCGTTCTCCACAGCAGCCACAACCTCAATCTTCTTTTTCGTGAACATCCCCATGAATCCGCCGACCTTTATTTCTTTGGTGCTTAAAATAACGGCATCGCTTCCAAGCTCGCTGCGGATCGAATGCATGGCGTCAGGCATCGTATCGACCACATAACGCTTCACTCTCATAAGTTCACCACCCCGACGCTTTGAATTTCAATGTTTGGCTCCAGCTCGCTGTAGGACAACACCGGGATATCCTGCATGGTTCGCTCAATAACCTGGCGCAGATACATGCGAATCGTTGGTGAGGTCAGTACAATCGGCTGCTGGCCGGATTGCAGGAGACGGTTGATCTGCTCCGAAAGCCGCTGATAGACGGTTTGGGTAGATACCGGATCGAGTGCCAAATAACTGCCCTGCTCCGTCTGCTGCACACTTTCGGATATCTTTTTCTCAAGTCCGG
This genomic interval from Paenibacillus sp. FSL H8-0332 contains the following:
- a CDS encoding MinD/ParA family protein, translated to MMDQAQALRRLVSSQDTRQTPGSSASARIITVCSGKGGVGKSNFTLNFALALKAMGRRVLLFDADIGMANIDVLMGVSSRYNLYHLLKREADIGQIIQLGPQALPFIAGGSGMDELFSLSEEDLNYFTTQIASIADTMDFILFDTGAGLSKETMKFITSADDCLVVTTPEPTAITDAYALMKVVHNSHPEVSFRLIVNQAGDEREARATSDKIRMAASRFLQLELPFLGYISSDPHVVQAVKKQIPFSVAFPNSIAARDVQRLAQSYLAVDSVETAKVQGIKGFISKWLKRNR
- the flhF gene encoding flagellar biosynthesis protein FlhF, giving the protein MRVKRYVVDTMPDAMHSIRSELGSDAVILSTKEIKVGGFMGMFTKKKIEVVAAVENGAKAAAQEKLPAPPMNVPRSAVPEAYQKAASAAAPPLPPPVTVRDAAAGKSFAEIAAALADPLEQGGGVAVMPPLVKTEPLDIRSEDIAAGQPPAPQPEESRKKLAAMYESLTAEQPEPEHTAAAESDVLREIRDMKQWMERIARYSTGAAELPDALESLRSRLIDQETDAVLVEEWIGSVLDRYREEGSGWVPEQFEEVLREQIDSFLAGRIAGGIAPDTRIVYIAGPTGVGKTTTIAKLAAEQLFKQGRKVGLITSDTYRISAVEQLRTYASILNMPLEVVQSPGDLQRAMFRLESCDLVLMDTAGRNYRNEMLVAELQSLLAKELKSETLLVLSLTSKSRDMKKIAEHFGRYQLDKVVFTKLDETGSYGPLFNLLNDYPLKLSYITNGQNVPDDLLMATGEQIGGMLLGTGGG